A region of Elusimicrobiota bacterium DNA encodes the following proteins:
- a CDS encoding ThiF family adenylyltransferase, whose amino-acid sequence MAGHRLPPALTPVSADRRYEMFTLRNKDYVTADVQDRIRNTRVLVAGCGLGSTFAESAVRLGFEKFILVDGDTVAPHNLNRQTYEAVDVNQPKVEALARRLRAINPDVEINAVHAYLDEKNTAELVGRADIVFDTVDFLDLPAIVRLHDESRRQGKPIVTALAAGWGAIAYYFAPHQEVSCRELFGLPAEGSVSQLSYLDVFKEFLRGIKDKLDPSVLYAVSKALTIMVDGKPCPASQVAPGAFAVGSLAGAIVYRIVAGLPVKQAPEMIYVNLFDQIAGQKSFEQ is encoded by the coding sequence ATGGCGGGACACCGCCTTCCTCCCGCATTGACCCCGGTTAGCGCTGATCGACGCTATGAAATGTTCACTCTCCGGAACAAAGACTATGTGACGGCCGACGTGCAGGACCGGATCCGAAACACGCGGGTTTTGGTGGCCGGTTGCGGCCTGGGAAGCACCTTCGCAGAATCGGCTGTTCGGCTGGGGTTTGAGAAGTTCATCCTGGTGGACGGCGACACCGTGGCTCCCCACAACCTCAACCGCCAAACCTACGAGGCCGTTGACGTGAACCAACCGAAAGTGGAGGCCCTGGCCCGGCGTCTTCGGGCCATCAACCCGGACGTTGAGATCAACGCCGTCCACGCCTATTTGGACGAGAAAAACACCGCGGAGCTGGTGGGCCGGGCGGACATCGTTTTCGACACGGTGGACTTTCTGGACCTCCCGGCCATCGTTCGCCTCCATGACGAAAGCCGCCGGCAAGGCAAACCCATCGTCACCGCCCTGGCCGCGGGCTGGGGAGCCATCGCTTACTATTTCGCCCCCCATCAGGAAGTCTCCTGCCGGGAGCTATTCGGCCTTCCGGCGGAGGGATCCGTCAGCCAGCTGAGCTACTTGGACGTGTTTAAGGAATTCCTCAGGGGCATCAAAGACAAACTGGACCCCTCGGTGCTCTATGCGGTGAGCAAAGCGCTGACGATCATGGTGGACGGCAAACCCTGCCCGGCGTCCCAAGTCGCTCCCGGCGCTTTCGCGGTGGGATCCCTGGCGGGTGCCATCGTTTACCGCATCGTCGCCGGCCTCCCCGTCAAACAGGCTCCTGAAATGATCTACGTCAACCTCTTCGACCAAATCGCCGGCCAAAAATCGTTTGAACAGTAA